The following proteins are encoded in a genomic region of Fibrobacter sp. UWH6:
- a CDS encoding YhcG family protein, which produces MAKKEIESLNKNFVTDIRGIIEQSRRNAVRSVDFCRVQMYWNIGRRIQVEEQKGKKRADYGSFLLKNLSKELEPEYGSGFSYRQLAFCRKFYTLYPIVNAVRSQLNWTQYRDLIAIDDPDKREYYELETVNNAWTSRELERQIHSQLYERLLMSSDKEKVLAVARKQRIPETPQEVIKDPMVLEFLGLERNPEYYERDLETAIINHLQRFLLELGNGFAFIARQRRILLEDDEFFVDLVLYNRLLRCFVVVEIKTEKVTHQDLGQLQMYVNYFDRVEKLPDERKTIGILLCAEKNDTVVKMTLPEDNETILASEFKLYMPSKERLIAEVKQVREEFERKQEL; this is translated from the coding sequence ATGGCTAAAAAAGAAATAGAATCACTCAACAAAAATTTTGTAACTGATATTCGCGGAATTATTGAACAGTCCCGCCGGAATGCGGTGCGCAGTGTTGATTTTTGCCGTGTACAGATGTACTGGAATATCGGGCGGCGTATTCAGGTAGAAGAGCAGAAAGGTAAAAAACGGGCTGATTACGGCTCGTTTCTCTTGAAAAATCTTTCCAAGGAACTGGAACCGGAGTACGGAAGCGGTTTTTCTTATCGACAATTGGCGTTCTGCCGTAAATTTTACACGCTTTACCCAATTGTGAACGCAGTGCGTTCACAATTGAATTGGACTCAATATAGGGACTTGATTGCTATTGATGATCCCGACAAGCGTGAATATTACGAATTGGAAACAGTGAATAACGCATGGACTAGTCGCGAACTTGAACGTCAAATTCATTCCCAGCTTTATGAGCGCCTTCTTATGAGCTCCGACAAGGAAAAGGTTCTGGCGGTAGCCCGCAAGCAAAGGATTCCCGAGACTCCCCAGGAGGTCATTAAGGACCCGATGGTCTTGGAATTCTTGGGCTTGGAACGTAATCCCGAATATTACGAACGCGATCTTGAAACCGCGATTATCAATCATTTGCAGCGCTTTTTGCTGGAGCTTGGCAACGGCTTTGCCTTTATCGCAAGGCAAAGAAGGATCCTTCTTGAAGACGACGAGTTCTTTGTAGATCTGGTTCTTTATAATCGTTTGTTGCGCTGCTTTGTGGTTGTTGAAATCAAGACCGAAAAAGTGACGCACCAGGATTTGGGACAGTTGCAGATGTACGTGAATTATTTTGACCGTGTGGAAAAATTGCCCGACGAACGCAAGACTATCGGCATTCTTCTTTGTGCCGAAAAGAACGATACCGTCGTAAAGATGACGCTCCCCGAAGACAACGAGACAATCCTTGCCAGCGAATTCAAACTTTACATGCCGAGTAAGGAGCGGTTGATTGCGGAGGTAAAGCAGGTTCGTGAAGAATTCGAACGGAAACAGGAACTGTGA
- a CDS encoding restriction endonuclease subunit M has protein sequence MKKLIDINNYPVSVVLKSLVKDKTTGRNIVFASTITTKSGIVYGKAEQITEAMLRNLGPNLIQPRVAKSQEAQAERTRGKAEVFTPSWICNKMNNHCDAEWFGRENVFNVEDDQSWKPTTTKVKFANEGDWQKYVDSKRIEITCGEAPYIVSRYDSTTAEIIPIKKRIGILDRKLRVVNENTDNEEDWLKWTYRAFQSVYGYEYQGDNLLIARINLLVTFVDYMKNRWNREPTDAELRKVANIIVWNFWQMDGITGTVPYGNHTKENEQTGMFDFAVGENAKKSEEIECRIFDWTRQKSLTYRSIKGGRKNEV, from the coding sequence ATGAAGAAGCTTATTGATATAAATAACTATCCCGTTTCTGTCGTGCTAAAGTCCCTTGTCAAAGATAAGACAACGGGAAGAAATATCGTATTCGCTTCAACAATCACTACAAAGAGTGGAATTGTATATGGCAAGGCTGAACAAATTACCGAAGCCATGTTGCGGAATTTAGGACCAAATCTGATTCAGCCCAGAGTTGCAAAGTCACAAGAAGCACAGGCGGAACGAACTCGCGGAAAAGCGGAAGTGTTCACTCCGTCCTGGATTTGCAACAAGATGAACAACCATTGTGATGCAGAGTGGTTTGGTCGTGAGAATGTGTTCAATGTAGAAGATGACCAATCTTGGAAGCCTACAACGACAAAAGTGAAATTTGCAAATGAAGGCGATTGGCAAAAATATGTGGATTCAAAGCGCATTGAAATTACTTGCGGCGAAGCACCTTACATAGTTTCCAGATACGACTCCACAACTGCGGAGATTATTCCCATTAAAAAGCGTATAGGAATTCTCGATCGCAAATTGCGAGTCGTCAACGAAAATACGGACAATGAAGAAGATTGGCTCAAATGGACTTATAGGGCATTCCAAAGCGTTTATGGATACGAATATCAAGGCGACAACTTGCTTATAGCACGCATTAACCTACTGGTGACCTTTGTGGACTATATGAAAAATCGATGGAATCGCGAACCGACGGATGCTGAGCTTAGAAAAGTAGCCAATATCATCGTCTGGAATTTTTGGCAGATGGATGGCATCACAGGAACAGTACCGTATGGGAACCATACAAAAGAAAATGAACAGACCGGCATGTTTGATTTTGCTGTCGGAGAAAACGCAAAAAAATCCGAAGAAATAGAATGCCGAATTTTTGATTGGACAAGGCAGAAATCTTTGACCTATAGAAGCATAAAGGGAGGTCGTAAAAATGAAGTTTGA
- a CDS encoding Eco57I restriction-modification methylase domain-containing protein: MKFDFAIGNPPYQESGVGANPNDPSVYHHFYESAFSVAEKVELITPARFLFNAGDTPVEWNKKMLEDEHLKVKMYEPKSSNVFSGTSITGGVTIVYRDEKEIYGSINFFSPFDDVNTIVQKVEKKSKQSFADIIYNRGLYRYSDLAYDKIPNLTKLTADPRIAPKSFENLPDYFTETKPNDNLQYVKIYGRDKVVRWFRKDYVKKVENLDKYKVFISKADGAAGQLGNPIPARICGKPFVVSPEVASTETYIAIGSFESEAEAKAVEKYIKTKFLRTMLGALKVTQNYAKPTWEKIPLQDFSSNSDIDWSKSIADIDQQLYDKYELSPEERTFIETHVKEME, from the coding sequence ATGAAGTTTGATTTTGCAATTGGAAATCCTCCGTATCAGGAAAGCGGCGTTGGTGCAAATCCAAATGATCCTTCTGTATATCATCATTTTTACGAGTCCGCATTCTCTGTTGCGGAAAAGGTAGAGCTGATAACGCCCGCTCGGTTTCTATTTAATGCGGGGGATACTCCTGTAGAATGGAATAAAAAGATGCTTGAAGATGAACATCTAAAAGTTAAGATGTATGAACCTAAATCGAGTAACGTATTTTCTGGCACGAGCATTACGGGAGGGGTGACTATTGTTTACAGGGATGAAAAAGAAATATATGGTTCAATAAATTTTTTCTCTCCTTTTGATGATGTAAATACTATTGTTCAAAAGGTTGAAAAGAAGTCAAAACAGAGTTTTGCCGATATCATCTACAATAGGGGTTTGTATCGTTACTCTGATTTAGCTTATGATAAAATCCCTAATTTGACAAAGCTTACGGCGGATCCTAGAATTGCTCCAAAGTCATTTGAAAACTTACCAGATTACTTTACTGAAACAAAACCCAATGATAATTTGCAATATGTCAAAATTTATGGACGAGACAAAGTTGTTCGTTGGTTTCGTAAAGACTATGTGAAAAAGGTAGAAAATCTTGACAAATATAAAGTGTTTATTTCAAAAGCAGATGGAGCTGCGGGACAATTAGGAAACCCCATCCCCGCAAGAATATGCGGAAAACCTTTTGTGGTCTCGCCAGAAGTTGCGTCCACAGAAACCTATATTGCTATTGGATCTTTTGAGAGTGAAGCCGAGGCAAAGGCTGTAGAAAAGTATATTAAAACGAAATTTTTACGTACTATGTTGGGAGCCTTAAAGGTTACTCAAAATTATGCAAAACCAACATGGGAAAAAATCCCTCTCCAAGATTTCTCTTCTAATTCCGATATTGACTGGTCAAAATCTATTGCAGACATCGATCAGCAACTTTACGACAAGTACGAATTATCTCCTGAAGAAAGAACCTTTATTGAAACCCATGTAAAGGAGATGGAATAA
- a CDS encoding DEAD/DEAH box helicase family protein: MQNPNIKTTKPVVPMIYAYTTPGISYHDGYIKIGYTEQTVEERVYQQTHTAGVKAQVEWQGNAIFDDGSGVIFNDKLFHAYLRKKDVKQPMDLGNEYFSKDDRNEWFFISPNDSRSMFYEFRSSRGIVDLTEDIVPYNLRAEQESAVSMALAYRNAHNKAEFLWNAKPRFGKTLAVYDLMKRMGAMNVLIVTNRPAIANSWYADYAKFIGRQSGYFFVSDVDGIKNKNLVIPYKEYALDKKSRVLKNKKAMGLIYFASLQDLKGSIYFGGKFNKLEELKKTSWDLLVIDEAHEGVDTYKTDVAFDQIKRDFTLHLSGTPFKALANNKFADDAIFNYTYADEQKSKHGWDDASETENPYATLPTLNLYTYQMSEIVRDELSQGIEINGETEEYAFDLNEFFKVENGKFVHNSSVDKFLDALTKQTKFPFSTEELRNELKHTFWLLDRVESAKLMAKKLHEHPVFKDYEIVLAAGDGRVDDAEENKKSFDKVKKAIAEHEKTITLSVGQLTTGITIPEWTAVLMLSNVKSPSLYMQAAFRAQNPCLFHVGSEYKRKENAYVFDFDPARTLIIFEEFANDLSPNTSSGKGDIESRKNNVRELLNFFPVIGEDENGELIELDAEKVLTIPRKIKSVEVVRRGFMSNFLFQNIGNIFSAPKEVVDLINQFEAVEEPKSKTPVVLSNEVKKDLSLDENGEVNLTDDYVIGVASDIFGPKLYDVKERVDEAITEVKESEKTDSLNDKLKELVKNTVVQNVVQTAKGSYGDTDMPKSVARQVENTLNSKVDTIIDKTVGQFKIESNVIEQERVVAMQQRNVTGKTTAEIETEFKKKQEDAFAKFKNEMDSAINEFTQDSIKETVKTVETKIKERERDSIQDGVRDHLRGFSRTIPSFLMAYGDETVTLATFDQNIPDNVFTEVTSITLDQFRFLRDGGAYIDSKTGEKKEFKGQLFDSVVFNDSVKEFLALKKKLADYFDEKSVEDIFDYIPPQKTNQIFTPKDVVKRMVDMLEEENPGCFDDQNKTFVDLYMKSGLYITEIVKRLYQSQKMKMLFPDDKERLRHIFEKQVYGLAPTEIIYKIATSFILGFADNTDDLKHNFRQLDALPFAKEGTLQKKLDEVFSRVN; this comes from the coding sequence ATGCAAAATCCGAACATTAAGACAACAAAACCTGTTGTTCCGATGATTTACGCCTATACCACTCCGGGTATTTCCTATCATGATGGCTATATCAAGATTGGCTATACAGAACAAACAGTTGAAGAGCGTGTCTATCAGCAAACACATACTGCAGGAGTCAAAGCCCAGGTGGAGTGGCAAGGTAACGCCATTTTTGACGATGGTTCTGGAGTGATTTTTAATGACAAACTGTTCCACGCCTACTTGCGCAAAAAAGATGTCAAACAACCCATGGACTTGGGGAATGAATACTTTAGCAAAGATGATCGAAACGAATGGTTTTTCATTTCACCCAATGATTCCCGCTCAATGTTCTACGAATTTCGTTCAAGTCGAGGTATCGTAGATTTAACGGAAGATATTGTTCCCTACAATCTTCGTGCAGAGCAGGAGTCTGCTGTTTCTATGGCCTTGGCTTACAGGAATGCTCATAACAAGGCGGAATTCCTTTGGAATGCGAAGCCGCGATTCGGCAAGACTCTCGCTGTATATGATTTGATGAAGCGTATGGGCGCGATGAATGTCCTTATCGTAACGAATAGACCTGCAATTGCAAATAGCTGGTATGCAGATTATGCAAAGTTTATTGGACGCCAATCCGGTTATTTCTTTGTAAGTGATGTGGACGGAATCAAGAATAAAAACCTGGTGATTCCTTACAAGGAATACGCTCTTGATAAAAAATCCCGTGTACTTAAGAATAAAAAGGCGATGGGGCTTATTTATTTTGCCTCTTTGCAAGATTTGAAAGGCTCAATCTACTTCGGTGGTAAATTCAACAAACTAGAAGAACTCAAGAAGACTTCCTGGGACTTACTTGTAATAGATGAAGCTCACGAAGGCGTTGACACATACAAAACTGATGTGGCATTTGATCAAATAAAACGTGATTTTACACTTCATCTTTCTGGTACTCCCTTTAAAGCTCTAGCAAATAACAAGTTTGCCGATGATGCAATCTTCAACTATACTTATGCTGATGAGCAGAAAAGTAAACATGGCTGGGATGATGCTTCTGAAACGGAAAATCCCTATGCAACGCTTCCGACCTTAAATCTTTACACTTACCAAATGTCCGAAATTGTTCGTGATGAACTTTCTCAGGGAATAGAGATAAATGGTGAAACGGAAGAATACGCCTTTGATCTTAATGAATTTTTCAAGGTTGAAAATGGAAAATTCGTTCATAATTCGTCGGTTGATAAGTTTTTAGACGCTCTTACCAAGCAAACCAAATTTCCGTTTTCTACAGAAGAATTGCGCAATGAACTTAAGCATACTTTCTGGCTTTTGGATAGAGTGGAAAGCGCAAAACTCATGGCTAAAAAACTTCATGAACATCCTGTATTCAAGGATTATGAAATTGTCCTTGCAGCTGGTGATGGACGTGTTGACGATGCCGAAGAAAATAAGAAATCTTTCGATAAGGTCAAGAAGGCGATTGCTGAACATGAAAAGACTATCACTTTGTCTGTTGGTCAGTTGACTACTGGCATTACCATTCCTGAGTGGACAGCAGTGCTAATGCTTAGTAATGTGAAATCTCCGTCTCTTTACATGCAGGCCGCGTTTAGAGCTCAAAATCCTTGTCTTTTCCATGTAGGCTCCGAATACAAGCGTAAAGAAAATGCCTATGTATTTGACTTCGATCCTGCACGAACTCTGATTATTTTCGAAGAATTTGCAAACGATCTTTCTCCGAACACTTCTTCGGGAAAGGGCGATATTGAATCAAGAAAGAATAATGTTCGGGAACTGCTGAATTTCTTCCCGGTTATTGGAGAAGATGAAAATGGAGAACTGATTGAACTGGATGCAGAAAAAGTTCTTACCATTCCTCGTAAGATTAAGTCTGTTGAAGTTGTTCGTCGTGGATTCATGAGCAATTTCTTGTTCCAAAACATCGGCAATATTTTTTCCGCACCAAAGGAAGTTGTTGATTTAATCAATCAGTTTGAAGCGGTTGAAGAACCAAAGTCAAAAACACCCGTTGTATTGTCTAATGAGGTCAAGAAGGATTTGTCCTTAGATGAAAATGGTGAAGTCAACTTGACTGATGATTATGTTATTGGAGTAGCCTCTGATATTTTTGGACCCAAACTTTACGATGTTAAAGAGCGAGTTGATGAGGCGATTACAGAAGTTAAGGAATCTGAAAAAACTGATTCGTTAAATGATAAACTGAAGGAATTGGTTAAAAATACTGTTGTGCAAAATGTGGTTCAAACGGCCAAGGGAAGCTATGGCGATACGGATATGCCGAAATCAGTCGCTCGACAGGTGGAAAATACTCTTAATTCAAAAGTAGATACCATTATTGACAAAACTGTTGGACAATTTAAAATAGAATCAAATGTTATTGAGCAAGAACGCGTTGTTGCTATGCAACAGCGTAACGTGACGGGAAAAACAACGGCTGAAATTGAAACTGAATTCAAGAAAAAGCAGGAAGATGCTTTTGCCAAGTTCAAAAACGAAATGGATTCAGCAATCAATGAATTTACTCAGGATTCCATTAAAGAAACAGTCAAGACCGTGGAAACCAAAATCAAGGAGCGCGAACGAGACTCTATTCAAGATGGTGTTAGAGACCATTTAAGAGGATTCTCCCGTACGATTCCTTCGTTCCTTATGGCCTATGGTGATGAAACTGTCACTTTGGCGACTTTTGATCAAAATATTCCTGATAATGTCTTTACTGAGGTTACTAGCATTACTTTGGACCAGTTCCGCTTCTTGAGAGATGGGGGAGCGTATATAGACTCTAAAACTGGAGAAAAAAAAGAATTTAAGGGACAGCTCTTTGACTCCGTGGTCTTTAATGATTCTGTGAAGGAATTTCTTGCTTTAAAGAAAAAACTTGCAGACTACTTTGACGAAAAGAGTGTTGAAGATATTTTCGATTATATTCCGCCTCAGAAGACCAATCAAATTTTCACACCCAAAGATGTTGTTAAAAGAATGGTTGATATGCTGGAGGAGGAAAATCCAGGTTGCTTTGACGATCAGAACAAAACTTTTGTCGATCTCTACATGAAATCTGGACTTTACATTACTGAAATTGTCAAAAGGCTGTACCAGAGTCAGAAAATGAAGATGCTGTTCCCAGATGACAAGGAACGTCTAAGGCATATATTTGAAAAGCAAGTCTATGGTTTAGCTCCCACAGAAATCATCTATAAAATCGCAACTAGCTTCATTTTGGGTTTTGCAGATAATACAGATGATTTGAAGCATAATTTCAGACAGCTTGATGCGTTACCTTTTGCAAAGGAAGGAACCTTGCAAAAAAAATTGGATGAAGTGTTTTCTAGAGTGAACTAA
- a CDS encoding Abi family protein, producing MSLRIYSKPPQTLDQQAQLLISRGLKDVSKDELVEVLSRISYYRLRGYTYPYQDNTSSNSEFLPTASWSSIKNDYLFDSALRNLIVEALGFIEIAVRCQMEYQLSIAHGPRWYEDVSLCHNQKIFNDNLVELRKHWSRSREVFKTHYESEYDSSIAPPAWMIFETTTFGTLSKTFSNLKSNLNAKTEVAKYFGFNKASTKVLVSWFQHLNLVRNICAHYSRLFTRSFIVRPMIPTNKPAKWVDSIPSQDRIYFSICIITTLLDVCAPNYDFRGKLKQVMKMVRPEQLPSLGFPENWEEQDLFA from the coding sequence ATGTCTCTTAGAATCTATAGTAAACCTCCCCAGACTTTGGATCAGCAGGCCCAATTACTGATTAGCCGAGGGCTTAAAGATGTTTCTAAGGATGAACTCGTAGAAGTCCTTTCAAGGATTAGCTATTACCGTTTACGAGGATATACTTATCCGTATCAGGATAACACCTCGTCTAATTCGGAATTTCTTCCCACGGCAAGTTGGTCCAGCATTAAGAATGATTACCTGTTTGACTCCGCTCTTCGAAATCTCATCGTAGAAGCGCTCGGCTTTATTGAAATCGCTGTGCGCTGTCAGATGGAATACCAACTCTCCATTGCTCATGGTCCACGTTGGTACGAAGATGTATCGCTGTGTCATAATCAGAAAATTTTTAATGATAACCTGGTAGAACTCCGAAAACATTGGAGCCGTTCTCGTGAGGTTTTCAAAACGCATTACGAAAGCGAGTATGACTCCTCAATTGCTCCTCCGGCGTGGATGATCTTTGAAACGACAACATTTGGTACACTTTCCAAGACATTCTCTAACCTGAAATCTAATCTCAATGCCAAAACAGAAGTTGCGAAGTATTTCGGTTTCAATAAGGCCTCAACGAAAGTTCTAGTAAGCTGGTTCCAGCATTTAAACCTGGTTAGGAACATTTGCGCCCATTACTCTAGGCTTTTTACAAGAAGCTTTATCGTGCGCCCCATGATTCCCACAAACAAGCCTGCCAAATGGGTGGATTCGATTCCAAGTCAGGATAGAATCTATTTCTCCATTTGCATTATTACAACATTGCTGGATGTGTGTGCCCCGAATTATGATTTTAGAGGAAAGCTAAAGCAAGTGATGAAGATGGTCCGCCCGGAACAACTGCCGTCGCTTGGATTCCCTGAAAATTGGGAAGAACAAGATTTATTTGCGTAA